The Catenulispora sp. MAP5-51 genomic interval CCTGATGAGTTCGTCGACGCGGCTGAGGCGATGGCGCATGCGTGGCGGGTCCATTCGGTGCGGGTGTCCTCACCGGCCCGGGGCGAGGTCGAATTCACGATCTCGGCGAGGGATCCGCTGGAGAACGTCACGTCGTCGGCGCCGTCTGGGCGAAAGCACCACGGGCGCCCTTGGTTCCGCGTCTCGGTCACAACGGAGACGCAAGAGTCACCGGGCGCTGCGGCTGCGGCCCAACTCTTGCGGATCTTCGTCGGGTTCCTGGCGGACTGGAACGCCTGGGTTCTGGACCTGCGCCTGTTGCCGCACTGGCTGATCACCGGCGCTACGCAGTCGGGGAAATCAACGCTCATGAACGCGGTGGTGGTGGAGCTGGCTCCGCGTCCCGTCGCGCTGGTCGGGATCGACTTGAAGGGAGGTATGGAGCTGGGCAACTACACCGCGCGTCTCTCCGCGCTGGCCACGGATCGCCGATCAGCGGTGCGGGTGCTGAGCTACCTGGTTGATGTGGTGCTGGAGCGCACAACACAGTGCCGCATCGCTCAGGTTCGCTCGATTTGGGATCTGCCGGAGCAGATCAGGCCGGTGCCGATCGTGCTTCTGGTGGATGAGCTGGCGGAACTGTGCATGGCCACGGATCCGCGAGACAAGGCCGATGCGCTGGCCTGCTCCACCAACCTGGTTCGCCTGGCACAGCTGGGCGCGTCCCTCGGGGTGCACCTGCTGGTGGCCGGCCAAAGGGTCGGCTCCGACCTGGGGGCC includes:
- a CDS encoding FtsK/SpoIIIE domain-containing protein gives rise to the protein MSSNAVLSVALLLVLAVLLVASPTLRKRYPRTWWYAVSFPILWGRIRFTWRRLAWECDLAVTRKRAHAMLGGILIKGKELDPVVPRLSMAWPRPLLVTVRARMLPGQTPDEFVDAAEAMAHAWRVHSVRVSSPARGEVEFTISARDPLENVTSSAPSGRKHHGRPWFRVSVTTETQESPGAAAAAQLLRIFVGFLADWNAWVLDLRLLPHWLITGATQSGKSTLMNAVVVELAPRPVALVGIDLKGGMELGNYTARLSALATDRRSAVRVLSYLVDVVLERTTQCRIAQVRSIWDLPEQIRPVPIVLLVDELAELCMATDPRDKADALACSTNLVRLAQLGASLGVHLLVAGQRVGSDLGAGVTMLRSQLSGRVCHRVADPETAKMTLGDRFPDAVDAAQGISPLERGVAVTTTNEGGWMRARSANIGAEQAQRITTDYAHCRVLLPGLSDIDLSGGDTTCR